From the genome of Pirellulales bacterium:
GCGAGTCGTCAAGGCTCTGCCGTTTCTCGCCTGGAAAAAGCGCCCCACGTGGCGGTGCCGCAGCCGGTATGTCGCCAGAGTAGGGTATTCCTTTTCCCTATTGCCGACGGAGGCCCAGTCAAGTTGCCACACCTAGCCAGATACTCATGATTGGAAGCAGATTCTATGTCCACCACCGTTGATCCGCCGATTCCGCTGACGTTACCTCCCAAATCGCGCAAGCCGGCCGAAACGCTGGAAGCGGCGACGGTCCGGTTTTGCGGCGACTCGGGCGACGGCATGCAGTTGGCCGGATTGCAGTTGACGAACACTTCGGCCCTGCTGGGGAACGACGTGGCCACGTTTCCCGACTTTCCGGCGGAAATTCGGGCTCCACGGGGCACCAAAGCCGGGGTGAGCGGCTTCCAGATTCATTTTGCCAATCACGAGATATTCACGCCCGGCGATCAGGTGGATGCTTTAGTGGCGATGAATCCGGCGGCGCTGACGACCAATTTGTGCGACCTGGTGCGGGGCGGAATTTTGATCGTCAATAAAGATTCGTTCGAAACCAAGGGATTGCAGCAGGCCGGTTACGAGCGCGATCCTTTGACCGATGGCAGTCTGCAAAGTTACCGGTTGTTTCCGGTCGAAATGACCAAGCTCACCAAGGCAGCGGTCGAAGAGTTGGGCCTCAGCCAGAAAGAAGCCGACCGCTGCAAAAACTTTTTCGCGATGGGGATGGCGTTTTGGCTGTACGACCGGCCGTTGGATCCCACGCTGCGGTACATCGACGATAAATTCGGAAAAATGCCCGACATCGCCGAAGCCAACCGCCGGGCTTTGATGGCCGGCTACAATTACGGCGAAACGACCGAAGCGTTCACCGGGCATTATTCGGTTCCCAAGGCGAAGTTGGCGGCGGGGAAATATCGGAGCATTACGGGGAACCAAGCGCTGGCCTGGGGATTGATGACGGCGGCCCAGCGCAGCGGCTGCGAATTATTTTTGGGTTCCTACCCGATTACGCCGGCCAGCGACATTCTGCACGAGCTGACGCGCTACAAAAACTTCGGGGTGCGGACGTTTCAGGCGGAAGACGAAATTGCGGCGATGACCTCGGCGATTGGCGCGGCTTTCGGCGGGGCGATGGCGGTTACCACTTCCAGCGGACCGGGCAT
Proteins encoded in this window:
- a CDS encoding 2-oxoacid:acceptor oxidoreductase subunit alpha, translated to MSTTVDPPIPLTLPPKSRKPAETLEAATVRFCGDSGDGMQLAGLQLTNTSALLGNDVATFPDFPAEIRAPRGTKAGVSGFQIHFANHEIFTPGDQVDALVAMNPAALTTNLCDLVRGGILIVNKDSFETKGLQQAGYERDPLTDGSLQSYRLFPVEMTKLTKAAVEELGLSQKEADRCKNFFAMGMAFWLYDRPLDPTLRYIDDKFGKMPDIAEANRRALMAGYNYGETTEAFTGHYSVPKAKLAAGKYRSITGNQALAWGLMTAAQRSGCELFLGSYPITPASDILHELTRYKNFGVRTFQAEDEIAAMTSAIGAAFGGAMAVTTSSGPGIALKQEAIGLAVMTELPVLIINVQRGGPSTGLPTKTEQADLLQAICGRNGECPVPVLAAKSPGDCFEIAQEAWQIAVRYMTPVFVLSDGYLANGSEPWRIPDTTKLTPIEVPHPGPSVSGQPFMPYARNERLARPWALPGTPGLMHRVGGLEKQDITGNVNYEPENHQHMVNIRAAKVAGIVRDIPPLEVQGPQTGKLLVLSWGGTYGSCATAVRNVQAKGGSVAHAHLRHLNPFPGNLGDVLKRYEKVLIPELNLGQLRLLIRGQFLVDAVGYNKVQGKPFTVSELTHKIETMIK